The Plectropomus leopardus isolate mb chromosome 1, YSFRI_Pleo_2.0, whole genome shotgun sequence sequence TAATGTAGGGCTggaactaatgattattttttattaaaataatgtgcaGATTAATCGCTTTGTCTATGAAATATCAGCAAGATGCACATTTTAGTTTTCTATAGCCCAGATCAGTGTCTTCAGAAGTCTTATTTTGTTTGACCAACAGATAAACTACAGACTTaattctttctgttttctttgttgtttattgcCTCAATTTGAGGAAAGGTCCACTGTACATGCCTGTGGCTCCTTGACCTCTCCTGAcacatttcttatttgttttagtATCAGgattaaatgcagttttatgcgtaagaaagtagaagaaaaaaacccttaaggTATTCACTGTactataaaacaaataatcaaatctTGACATAGAAGGCGGACCCAGCaaatgtttgggatttttgccAAACAGAAGTGACTAAAGCAATTGATGAAAATAGCTGCAAataaatctttctgtcaaacgAATCCATTAATTAACAAATCAGGTGAGTTCCAAAATAATTGTcatcatttttaagaatttataTGCATAGGGATCTTAGGGGAAACCCCTAAAAGAGatgttgatttttctgtttttttgtgtttggtgtgtgccAAACACTTGCAGGCCTCACAGGCCAAAGACAGAAGTTTAACTGTGTCAGGAAGTTCTGAGTGATATATGTCATAGACCCAGTGTAcatgaggacagagggagggtgTGCTGATAGATAATTTAATGTTGACCAGATTATCAGGAGTTTAACTGTGTCGCACTCAATGTGAGAGCACAGTTCTGCGTGGTGTGATTGATTAGTGCTCTGACTGATTCCACTTCATTGCCCATCATAAATTATAAATGGCTTAAATATCGCATTACTGTCCAATTACAGATCACAGACTGACAGTGTGATCAATTCCCATCCCATTATACACTGACACACTTAAAGATGCATCTTATGTAGAGATGgtgggaaagagggagagagggctGTAAGATGTGTTGTGTATGATGCCAAGAATCATCTGGCACACTCGCACAGAAAGAAAAGGCTCTGCCAGAACATGTGGACGTCTTATTGTGTATTTAGGTCTGCGGGAACATATGGATATGTGTGACTTATTTTCTTTAGTCCACGCTTGTGTCTTTGTGCTAATATCTGTGTGCGCCTGCAGGATTATCCATGAAGATGGCTTTTCTGGGGATGATGTGAAGCAGTATAAGCCTGTGGTCTACAGCAACACCATCCAGAGCTTGGCAGCCATCCTCCGAGCCATGGACTCGCTCGGCATCGAGTTTGGAGACAAAGATAGAAAAGTTAGTCTCACAATTAGCCTACAGCTGAAAATTCAGCtacaaactgcagaaaaacagaggttttattcatatttacagGTTAAAATTTGATGTAGCCTAAGCAGGACTGGGTTCTTTAGACAAGAGCATCTTGAGAATGAATGGGTTAAGGCGTCCAGGTCAGTGGTTCCCAATCTTTTGCCTTAAGGGATCCCTTTTCTATTATGGAGTAAACTGACAACCACTgactaagtgacatattttatggatatttgaaaaaaaagaggttgtGCTTCAACAATGGGATTGTCAGTGCAGTACCCAACCCAAAATCCAGCGAGTTTAttccaaaaaattgaaaaggtAGTTTTCAAGTCAAAGAGGACAAAATACTTgcatttcacttatttatttggttCACATAAAATAGTGATTATAGTGATTGGAgccaaataaataagtgaaatgtgagtattttgtcCTCTTTGACTTGAAGAATTGACATGTGCTaccttttcaattttttcaaatgttttgttgatatTTCAAATTATCTTGTATAACAATaccagtacaaaaaaaagataaactgtACATTTAACCCAAATAATCAATGCAATAACGTTATATCTTGAATAATaatcaaatctttaaaaaaaaaaaaagatttcagttttcttcaaggacatgaatgaaatgctgagatACAGGCCTACtgtatatgtttttgaaaagttttcttATACTTCTTAAAATAAGACCGCCTTGCGTCCCTGTGAAGCTTTGGTGACCCCTAATTATTCGGGACCCtcaggttgggaaccagtggTCTGGTACCAACTGGTGGATCCCGGTCGAGAAGTACAAGTGACTTTTGAAAGtgtcaaatttgtaaaaagtacactttattttaaagtacagtgaatttctagcacagagcttttattttgaagtgccgtttctgtttattcttgcattatgttttattgagccaacatgtttaaataaaacagaatattgTGGTAATATATCTAATGTGTGGACCACAGACTaatgactgaggagaaatctggaccccctGGTTGGACCACTGGAGAACCAGTGGTCTAGTAGAAATATTTGACCACAGTACCTTTACAACAGGTGATAAATAACAACTCCACAGATGTAATATTGTTCTCTTTCCCtgcttttgtgaaatgtttttgtgcaggCGGATGCTAAGCTGGTTTGTGATGTGGTCAGTCGTATGGAGGACACAGAGCCGTACTCTGCAGAACTTCTTGTTGCTATGAAGCGTGTATGGGCCGATGCTGGGACTCAGGAGTGCTTCAGCCGTGCCCGGGAATACCAACTCAACGACTCTGCTCAATAGTGAGTGGATCTAAATGAATAAGAGCccatatttgcaaaaaaacaaacaaaaaaaaaactccagttATCTCATCCACACTGATGTTTGTCCCTGTCGTTCTCAGCTACCTGGACAGTCTAGACCGGATCGGGGCAGCAGACTACCAGCCCACAGAGCAGGATATCCTGAGAACCCGAGTGAAGACCACCGGGATCGTCGAAACCCACTTCACCTTCAAAAACCTCCATTTCAGGTAGCGTACGTGCAGCTCGCAACGACTTGGCCTTTGTTGTTGGCATTATAAACGAGGGACTACAGCCCTGCACCTGAATTgactttttgcactttttccaggCTGTTTGATGtcggaggtcaaaggtcagagaggAAGAAGTGGATTCACTGCTTTGAAGATGTGACAGCCATTATCTTCTGCGTTGCGCTGAGTGGATACGACCAGGTGCTCCATGAAGATGAAACGACTGTAAGTGTGACTCAGTTAATTCAGTCTGAATCCCTGCGGTGCACAATTCACAGCAGGGCTTTGACTGATGTTAAATGTGTCCTGGTTGATTCTGTGGTTAAGATACATGAGATATAACTGCAACATCACTTCATTCTGGATGGAAACCGTTGATGCACTGATGCCCTCACTTTGGatcactcttttctctctcagtttTCCATCCGCACACAACTGTTACGTGTTACCTATTAAAGGCTAAATCCCCCCAAATTATATCTTAAAGATTTATAGTTATGttgccatttttattgtttttattcactttatGCTTCATTGAAATAGTTCAAAGAATTGCAAGATTTCTCTCCAAATAAGTCAAGTAAAACGTAATTGTAAGTTCTTTTCATTTATGATCCCAATTTGTCTCAGAGGGTTTCTCAATCTATAATACTCTATCTGCTGACACTTGATATGAACAGTTATAATAACAgttgcaaagagacacaaaacaactattcAAATGGgcataacaataacaaagagacaaaaatgtctacaaagagagacaaacagcatCTAAAAGGAGACAAAGGAACTACTAACAGactcaaaatgtcaacaaagagacataaagcaATTACAAAGAGACTCGATTGACTATGAAAAAACCCGGAAAGCAAATATacagacacaaagcaactacaaagagacacaaaaccacagacaactacagcaaacaaaaacaacacggggcaaaacagccataaaattattttctcttgCTCTTATGGAGGAGTGGTGGTGTTGGGGCCCTCAGCACGTCCACGCTCAGGGGCCCATTGTCCCATTAATTGCCGATGGGTGAATCTACCCAATAGTGTATAAAGTAGCCTCACCTTTGGAGCATCAAAGTGatggacacattttttaatataaaacagaaatgtaatatataaaattCTGTAATGGGCCAGTTTGCAtgataagtacttttacttttggtactttaggtatattttgatgctgatgCTTTTACTCGAGTGAGATTTTGGATGCAAGACTTCTGCTTTTGACAGAGTACTTCTGCACTGCAGTATTACTACTTTCACTTAAATATCATCAACTTCTTCCATCACTGCCAGCAGATAATAACTCTGATATTTATCAGTTACACATGAAGCCATCAGCTGTTGTTGATAAAGTGATACATGGTTGTCACACTGGTGTTTTGTTCTTCTCCAGGCCTTTTAATAACTGTAACACCATCTGCATATTCATTGTTCCTGCAGAACCGCATGCATGAGTCTCTCATGCTCTTTGACTCCATCTGTAACAACAAGTTCTTCATCGACACCTCCATCATCCTCTTCCTCAACAAGAAGGATCTGTTCGGTGAGAAGATCAAGAAGTCACCGCTGACGATCTGTTTTCCAGAATACACAGGTgcgtttcattatttttttgctgcctCATGAGCAAACAGATGATGAATGTTGGTCCTTCATGCCGtctgctcttctctctctgtgtctcctcctctTGTCTCCAGGTGCTAATACTTACGACGATGCTACTGCATATATTCAGGTTCAGTTTGAAAGTAAGAACCGCTCTCCCAATAAAGAGATCTACTGTCACCTGACCTGTGCCACAGACACGGGAAACATCCAGGTAGTGTTTGATGCCGTCACTGACATCATTATTGCAAACAACCTTAGAGGGTGTGGCTTATACTGAGGCCTGGCCAAGCACAGAGGTTGTCATGGAGAGTATGAGgtgttaataatgataattttgaTGATacttaaacacataaatatgtaattctacACGTCCAAATGGACCCAAAGAGCTGCCGTCAGACACCACACTGGATTAT is a genomic window containing:
- the gnao1b gene encoding guanine nucleotide binding protein (G protein), alpha activating activity polypeptide O, b, whose protein sequence is MGCTLSAEERAALDRSKAIEKNLKEDGMVAAKDVKLLLLGGGESGKSTIVKQMKIIHEDGFSGDDVKQYKPVVYSNTIQSLAAILRAMDSLGIEFGDKDRKADAKLVCDVVSRMEDTEPYSAELLVAMKRVWADAGTQECFSRAREYQLNDSAQYYLDSLDRIGAADYQPTEQDILRTRVKTTGIVETHFTFKNLHFRLFDVGGQRSERKKWIHCFEDVTAIIFCVALSGYDQVLHEDETTNRMHESLMLFDSICNNKFFIDTSIILFLNKKDLFGEKIKKSPLTICFPEYTGANTYDDATAYIQVQFESKNRSPNKEIYCHLTCATDTGNIQVVFDAVTDIIIANNLRGCGLY